The stretch of DNA GTGTTGTCACATCCGATACTGCATCTGGGCCATACAGCTGCCCCAGAAGGTGAGCAGAGGGAGGACTATGatccccattatacagatgacAACCCTGAGGTGCTGAAGGTTAAGTGTCTGGCCTGTGGCTGCACAGCAAGTGGTCGAGCCAGGTGCCAAGCCAGGCCTTCTCGTCCTGCACCTGCCACTGGGTCCTGCCTAGAGCAATTTTTATCAAGTGCGACCTCTGGGACAGAATTTTTGTCTCTAGGCAAATTTCCACTGTCTGAACAAACCAAGTAAAAAACACCATGAATCATTTATTCTTTGGTTGTCTACACAGACACTTAAATACTGTATTGCTGTCATGCAGTGGCCTGTGGAGGCCCCTTGGGGTGTCTGGGCCTGTGTCCTGAGCCCTCAGCCAGGTCCAGGGGGTGCAGTGTCTGGTCATGTCCACTCCAAGAGCAGTAGCACCATGTAGAAGGCTGTAAGCAGGGTCCCCTCGGCTGAGTGGCAGATGTAGGCTCACTGCTCCGCAGCCCTGAGGGACTGCCCAGCTCAGAGTGCAGGAGAGTTCCTCTCCGTGGGTCTAGTCACCCATCTATCTGACCTGGACGCTGTCATAGCTCATCCTTGGGCTTTGATTCGCTGCCTGAGAGAGACTCTTGTGCAGGTTCAGGGGGGACCTGCTGGGCATCCAGGGGCTGCTCCTGGGAGAGGTCCATCTCTTCTGGGCTGAAGAGCATCTTCACCAGGTCATCTGCCTGCACCCTGTCCTGCAAGGACAAACCCCTGTCCATTCAGAGAGGCCTCCGGACCAGGCACTCGCTATCTTTCAGCTGCTACTTCCCAGGGGACAAGGAAGGTTCCTTAATGGCCCCAGGCTCATCTCCTTCCCAGCAGGTCCTACTCTCTGGACAAGGACAGCTGAAGTGGGGCtcaaggaaggaagcaagaacTCAGCATCGCTCCCTGTCTTGACCCCTTTCCCCACCTGGATCCCGTTCACAGCAGACCCAGGGAGGACAAGGCAATGTGACCATAATGACAGGGCGTTGGAGCTGGTATCCCAAGTGCTCCTTTCGTGTCTTGGCCACTGGCAGTGGgattgggggaagggagaggcaaAGCAAGGGCACTCTGGGAACGGGTCACTGCAGCACCGGCTGCTCTCACCCGCTCGCTGTGTCGAGGGTCCAGGGTGAACCACAGGGCGATGGCACAGCGCTGCCCCCTGGTGACAGCCTTCACTCCATGTGGGTTTTCAGTGCCTGAAGAGAATCCCACAGCCCTTCCACACTGAGGTTGCACCTCTGCCTAAGGGGgacagaaagggaaaggggagttGCACAGGACAAAGACTGTAGTCCACTCTCAGAAGAGACATGGGCTCGTTAGGGCTCAGGACCGAGGGCAGCTCTTCAGGTTGGCTTCCCTAAGGCCAGAACTAAAGAGAAAGGGTGACCGGCGAGAGGAGTGACGGACACATCTCAAAGCTCCTCTGGCTGGGGGATGGGTACTGCCCACTGGGAAGTCCAGTTGGTTATTTTTGTCCACCGCACTTTGGGAACATCAGCTGTAGAAAATGGACTTTTTATCTCCCAGGGACAAGGACAAAGGAGCACTCACCGTCACGGTCTTGGCATCcagttcagtgaaataaaagtttCCACCATCAAAGTCCCCATTTAGGTAAAGGATGGCGCTGGGAAAGGCAGAGACATCTCAACACGGCTCTTCCCCACCTCCTTCTCCCCAGAGTCTTTGCCTCCAGGTGCTCTCAACCAGCAGCAGGAGGGTGGTTTTGTGTGGGAGGGAAGACTTTTAAGAACCTACACTGATACCACACAAACTCCACCTTTCCACTCTCCACCCTCGCCTCAGAGTCCCCTGTGCCCTTCTCAGGGTGCTTCTGTACCAAGTCCACTCACACTACTGTTCTTGTCACACCACGCTGATTCCCTCTTTGCCTATCTTCTTATCCAGCAGGTTTGGGGATAAAGGATTGGACTCTGGGAACAGCTAGCCCCAACCAGTGTGTGTGTGCTAGGGTGGGGTAGTAGAGTGCAGGGCACTGTGGGGCCTCTGAGGAGGGCACAGACTTTCTCACCCCGCACCTGCCCcacactcacctgtagtcccggaAGGTGTAGGCTGGGGGCTCTTTGACGCACACGAGGGTCTCGGCATTAAGGATGCAGTTGTCTACGTGGACTGGATGGCTATCATCCTTCCTCTCTGCCTGGACCTCTGGGGCCAATGTCACACATGTTAGCATGGGAGCACCTCGGGAGATGGCACAGCTCTCTTCTTGGCAGGGGAGGTGCTTCCCAAAATGTGTCTGAGTCTATGGAATGCCCAATGAACTAGGGGGTATCTTTGGCTAAGCCACAAGCCTAGGGGCCAGGACAAGTCTGCAGGCTTCCTAGGACAGTTCTTGGCAGAGGTGAGCAGGGTGTGGCAAGCAGGAATGAAGGGCTCCAACCAAGGGCAGATCCTAGGCAGAATGGCACAACCCTTGTTTGTAGCTGCACTTTACAAAATACAAACGCCCAGGGAAGCGAGAATGGGGGGTCAGGAGGTGGGAGGGACGCAGGGCAGAGTGGGTCAGCCTTCCTTCAGGACGGCAGAAGATGGGGCTGAGTGGCAGAAAGCGGGGCAGAGAAGAGCTGCCTAACAAAGGGAAAGCATGAACTTCAGGGGGGCTCTGGGGTGGGGTGGATGGAGAAACCATGCAGGGAGAGGGTCACAAAAGGGAACAGACTGGGCTCACTGTCAAATACCAGGCAGACCACGTCTTTCCCCAATGTAAACCTTTAGCATGCTCTGTGTAGGCACCATCACGTCATGGTGGGTACCTCCTTCTCCATTCCCACTTGCCCAGCCAGTCACCAGGTCCTGTCCATCCACCTCCTGCACCTTCCCGGGGCCTcgcttctccctcctcccactgccaCTTCCTGAGTTTAGGGCTTTACCCTTGTCCACGGAGGTCACTGCCGACCAGCTTCCCTTTTTGGTTTGAAATCTCTCCGCACACACAGCAGTAAAATGAATCTTTTAAAAGTCAAGGCCTCACCACGTCCTTCACTGCTTGAtgaggcctccctggcctccTGGCGCCTGTGCCTGTGCTCTCCCACCGGGGGCTTGTGACACACCCAGTTGTGTGTCTGACTGGTCCCTTTGGGTGTGCCCAGATTCTGACAGAATTTCAAACATCCTGAGGCAGAGGAAAGCCCTCTGATCTGTGCCACCTACCAATGGCCATCAGTGCCAGGGGCCTGCTGAAGGCTCCAGTATGACAGAGCCGGCTCTGGGCCACAGGGGATCCTTGCAGCACTGGCTGAACCTCTCGCCTTCTCAGACATGCAAAAGGGAATGTGGGTGGGTGAGGGAATGAGGAGTAAGCTCCAGGCCACTCTCACTTGTAAATCATGCAGCTCTCTCACGAATTTGGTATTTAACAATTAGTAAAAGAGAACCTGCCACATAGCTATGGTTAAGCTAAAGGATAAAAAATCCTTGAAGGTAGCTCTCCAGGATTTGGCACCTTTCTTAGTTCCCCTGACTACCGGGCTGCACAATGCCTCCAATCCTGTGCAAACACCATCCCACCACCCGGTGTACTCCGTAATCGTATTCATCCTGCAAAACTCCCATCGCTTCCTCGGGAAGCcttctttttgctgttgttattatttttgcttttaacaaaCCCTTCTGTCGAGGGCTGACTTTCAACAGGAGGCAGCGAGGGAGCTGCTTAGTTGTGTATGAAATCCCGACCTGGAAGCAGATCCTCTGCAAATGGTTTAGCGCCAGCTTCCCCATGAACGTGCGTTGCATGACAAGTGAGGGGAGGCCACCTTTCTGGCCGCACCCCGTTtccctctgggaagccttcttgATCGCCAGGTAGGTTGACTATAACTTCCTCCATGCTACTGTGGCATGCATCACACTGAGATGCCACCCATTTGTTTACATTGGTTCCCCAACTGGAGAAAAGGGATCGCATCCTATTCTCTGTGTTCGCAGCATCCAGCACAGAGCTGAGATGCAGCATGTGTGGGGGTGCTGCGGGGGTGATGAGGCCCACCGTCAATGGCAGTGCGGCACACCAGATGAGAGTAGGAGAAGTAGAGGGGCGTGTCCAGGCGGAAGTAGGACTCCATGATGCGCCGCACCTTCTCCGTCACATTGTAGTACAGGTGGGCACTCTGCAGAGGAACTTTGCCTTCTTGCCCCAGCTGCCAAGGAAACAGGTGGTCAGCTGCCCTGAacgcctgatatggtttggctctgtgtccccacccaaatcttatcttgtagctcccataattcccatgtgttgtggaagggacccggtgggagatgactgaatcatgagggtggataTTTCCTGTGCCATTCTCATAACAGTGAgtaaatctcacgagatctgatggctttaaaaaaatgGGAGTTTGCCTGCAgaagttctctctttgcctgctgccatccatgtaagacgtgacttgctcctccttgccttccaccatgactgtgaggctaccccagccacatggaactgtaagtccagttaaacctcttctgtaaattgcccagtcttgggtatgtctttatcagcagcgtgaaaacggactaatacaatgccCCTCTTTGGGCTGGCAGAGACAATGAGGACTAGGCCCATCTCACATCCCCATACCCCCACTGaagctgcagcctctgctgcccaTGCCCAATACCTCTACcatattcctcttcctcctctccttcctctctctctttatgAGCACACTGTGCATCCTGCACAGAAGCACAGCCCTCTGGAATCAGCCTTTCTTCAGAAAGCATTCTCATAGCTTTGGCGGGCAGTCTTACCTGCTCGCTTTGTTTTTATTACACTCGGTCGAACAGCGAGGATTCGAAAGAGAACCTCACTCAACATAACTCATCCTCACTTCCTGGCAACAGAAATGTTGGGAGGTGGACCCTCTTCACCTTTCCTGGCACCAGCCCCAACTCCTCCTCAAAGCCTGAGctttccccttccccacccctttcTCCACACTCTAGAATGCCAAGTGTTGATCTTACCTTGAGGGCTTTGAAGACAGTGACACCATAGAACTTTTCATTGGGAGTATGTGGGGAGGTTTGACCCCGGTAGCCATCTCCTGAGGTTGCTGCCACCTACAAGGCCCAAAACACAAGGTGATGTTAGCCACGACAGCTGAGGGCTTGAGAAGAGGTGGTCAACTGCAGCCAGCAAGAGGAAGGTGAAGGTTACCACCCAAGGGGCACTTGATGGGGGGATGCTGGACCCTCAGGGGAAGGTGCAGTCACTGGGCTTCCCTTACGTTGGTCAGTCTCTGCAGCTCCTGACATTCATGGTCAGAGATTACACCGTCCATCACCACCCGCTGGGAACCATTCAGGAGTCTGGAGTTCATGGTGAGACTGATGCCTTCATACAGCAGGGGGCCACCTGCAAAGCAAGAACAAAACTTTAGCTAAATCTAGCAGCAGCTTTGACCAAAGACTCTCCATTAGATATTGCCTCCTTGTCATAAACAGAAATTCCAgctgtttccttttcaccagcaAAATCTCCCGCTAGGTCATTTTCAAAGGCAGAATGGTCCAGAGGACAGAACATAGAGCTGAAAGATGAGATTCCCAGTCCCAGCTCCATGACCAAATAGCTGCTAGCTCTTGGGCCATGACACACTGTTGAGGAAACATCAGAAACACAATCCTAAAACATGAGCTCCAGAACAAGGAAGAACTGACTTTGACTCCTAGATCCTCCAttgattagctgtgtgaccttggcaagttacttaaacctCCCTGaggttaattttaattaattaaaatgttctcATCGGTCAAACAGCATCTACCTTATATGTTTAATGCCAGTATGATGTTAAGAACAAGAAAGGCAAGTTAAACGCTTAGCACGATATTTGGCAGATGGTAAGTCCTCAAAAGTTTGGCTACCATGATatcatcattttcatttaaaataaggaTCTTGCAATCTGCACGACCCACCTCCCAGACAGTTGTAAGAATCAAGAGAAGTAACAAAGTGAAAGTGGTCTGAAAACAAAGGAATGCTGGACAAATTATTTTCATACACTGATCTTGTTTAATTAACCTCTGTTAATTTAAGCAACTAGGGCAAAGGTCAACATTTCTCTCTTACAGTTCTCATGGTGTTTCTCTGTGCTAGGGACATACTAATACTAGAGACTCAGTTCAACTCCACTCGATAACTGAGGCTTCAGTGTGTACCAGGAACTGTGCCAGACAGGGTGAGAGATGAATCCTAGAAGCAGTACCTGTTCTCTAACAATTATGCAAATAACTAGCACAAGACAGACCATAAATGCCCTAAGAAGTCCAAAAGAAAGGAGGGCACTCCAATCATCTGGGAGGTTAAGAAAGGCTttacagctgggcacggtggctcacacctgtaatcccagcactttgggaggccaaggtgggtggatcacaaggtcaggagtttgagaccagcctggccaacatggtgaaaccctgtatctactaaaaagacaaaaacattagccaggcatggtgccacatgcctataatcccagctactcgggaggctgaggcaggagaattgattgatgatcccgggatgtggaggttgcaatgagcaaagattgcaccactgcactccagcctggcaacagagcgagactccacctccaaaaagaaaaaagaaaggctttGCAGGGTGTATCTCAGATGCCCTCATGGGCAGGGATGGTGGGAAGCATACTAGGAGAGCCAGGCATAAACACAGACTGGTGGGCAGCGGGCAGGCTTATGGAACAAGGTGCAGTCCTGTGTGAAGAGAAGGTGTAAACAGGACAACAGTAGAACATTCGGTTAAGGGGCAGGCATGGAGGATGGGTCAGAGGCCAGTGTCTGGAAGACTGGCCTAGCTACCATGAGCAGGCAGGGGCAAGGACAGGCCAGGCGAGGAGAGGGTGGGTACAGATAGGAGGTGCCAGGCCCTGAAGGAGACCTGAGGCAATGAAAAACGGAAAAGGCTGGGGAGAGAGCTGAGAAGCAGCACTGCAGAGCAGAGCCACAATCAATAGGCCTTCCCAGCAGCTTGCAGGGGATGGGCACAGGAGGAAGAGGAGTCAAAGGAGGCCTGAATGCATTGAGTCTCGCTAACAGGACGAATGGTGAAAACTGGGAGAAAAGAGTTTGGGAGTGGGGAGACAGGATGAGTTAATACCTATGGAAGTGGACAACACTAGTCACTCGTGTTTCTGTGACACaggagtcttctttcttttttattttttttaaagatgaggtcttgctatattgcccaggctggattcaaactccgggggtcaagcgatcctcctgcctcagcctgccaagtagctgggattacatcctAGAGTCTGATTTCTGAACCAAAGGACAATTCTCAGTGCTCTTTCCAGTTGAAAGTCCCGCTGGTGAGTTAGGAAGGATGCCCACTGAACTGGGACCCTGAGGCTGGCTCATGGTGAGCTCTGTAATGCTGGGGTGCAGCGCTGCCTGGCAAATGTGGGGTGACCTGTCTGGCTCCCTGACAACAGCCAGACATGCCCCTATCTCTGTCCTCTCACCTTCCCGGGTCAGTCTGCTCACATCCAATGATTCCTTGGTCTTCTCTTCCACTAGAGTCTCGATTTCCTTCATAAGGTTCCCAATCTCCTGGGAGATGCGTACGGCTGTTTCCCGTTCTGACCTATGGGCACAGCCGCTCTGAGGACTGCATTCGAGGGCCAGCCCTGGGCTCCACCCCAACTTCCCAAACTGGACCTGCCCACCCCTTGCCAGGAGTTCACATCTGCCTGGGCTCAGGAAGCCTCAAGTGCCTCATCAGACTGATCCAACCATGCAGTTTCTTCAAGGTCCTCACTTCTGTTTCTCTTGCAATCTCTTGGGAATCACCTCTTCTGGAGTCCATGAATCCTAAGTAGGTCcggaagaaatgaaaaaggtaaGATGATCTACTTAATCTTCCAGGTGTCTCAATGCATAAAATAGCCCCACAGAAGTAACCCAGCTTATCACCCTCTTCCTTTCAGGAGACAAAATGGGAGGTTTCCACATCTAAGTCACTTCTAGCTGCCCAGTGTTCCCCTTTCATCTGTCTCTCATCCCTGCCTTGCACAGATCCCAGGCTAGGCTCAGCCTCCAACAAGTTTTCTGTCAGAATTGCACAGTGTTCCCCTCGTCCCCATTCATCTCCCCCGCTCACTCTGTCCCTGCGCCCTTCTGGCTCCTGTGCCCTAGCTCACCGGATCCACAAAGGGGATTCCAAAAACATCATAAGCGAAGAAGAGCAGCTCTTTCTCCAGAAGGCTTCGCTGTCGGTACTCCTTGGCACTCTGCGGGTACGAAGGCAAACAAGTCCCCCAGAACTCAGCCCTGGCTTTTAACCTCTGGGGGTTCCCCTCCCTGGCACCCCACACTGACGCTCCTATGTGACCTGAGGCCTCCTCTCCCTACCAATGCTGTCTGTTCCCCAGTTTGGGACAAAAGTCTAATTTCTGTGTCCAAGGGTTCCTCTGCCTGGCATAAGCAACAGTACCTCTGAGGTACCAGAATAACCAGGCTTTACTTAAGGGAAAAAGCCCTGCTCCTCCCCCATCCCAACCCCCATTAGTCTCTAGGACAGAAAATCTGATGATTCTCCCAAGTAGAAATATTCTTCAAAGAAAGAGAATTCCTTCTTGACTTCTACAGGAGTCCACAAAGCAGGAAAAGGAATGAGGCATTAGGCAACTGACACGttattcatttgatctttatAGCCACATCTGAGGTTGATACTAGTATGCTCATTCTGCAGAGGAAGCATCTGAGGCATAGAGGAGATGTACCACTGTCTAAGGTGACACTACAGGACACGGGAGAGCAGGGACCTGCAGTCAAACCCAGGTCTtctgttatctttttcttttttttttcataggagAATGTGCATTTGGACAGACAGAGCCGGGTCTTTACAGTCCTAAAGCCCATGTGCTTTCTGTTCTGCCACCTGCCTCCTCTCAGACCCTAACCAGGCCACACCCCTCCCTGAGAATGAGCAGCTGCAGTGGGAGGGCCTGGCACTCTGGCATTCCCACATGGACTCCCGGGCAAGGCTTACCCAGGGCAGGGAAACTGAGTACCTTCCAGGGTCACATCTTTCCCTAGGTGCCCTGCTAATCTCcaagcagcaggaggaggaaagaagagaaaaagaagacatcaTCAGTTGAAATAAAACATGAGGCAGTTCAAGGAGGAATTAAAGGAGTCAATGAATCCTATGTCATCTACTATATTTACCTAAGAGGAAGAGAGACGTTTTCTCCTCAGGAGTTTACATTACTGGCTTCTGTCACCAAGTgctatgttatctcatttaatcctctccaATTACCCTATAAGGCTGCTATGAAGCAAACCCCACTTCCATCCTTTATTCATTCCACGCTGATTTACTGAGTGTCAGCCATGTGTCTAGAACTGTGCCTGTACTGGGGCCAAGCAGGGAACAGATTCTGGTCATCACTGACTGGCCACAAGCCACTGCACAAGTTGCTTCATCTCTCAGATGCTAACAGTCCTCATCCCTAAAGTGGGAAGAAGACTGCCCACCTTGCAGGGCAGCTGTGATGATTAAATGGGATGATGGATACAGCCCACCCTGCACAGAGCTTCGCCTGGACAGGGGCTCAACAAATGTTGGTTACCTTCTTTCCAAAAGGGGACTTCTAGTTACAAATGCGAGATTGGCCACATGGGTTTATTTCCCCTCACTCCCCTCAGGCTCCCCTTAATGGCCATAAGGCAGGGAAAAGGTATTAACCAAGCAAGGCAAAAGAGACTGGAAGTGCCATCTTAAAGCCAGATGGTCACCATCTAGTGGCCAAAGAGGACAACTACGAAGACAACCCACACGGGAGGGGCAGCAAGAGGCTGTTTCTACTGGAGCCTCTCAGACTCCCCAGAGATGGGAAGGAAGAGCCTGGGTGTTTCCCTTCAGCGCAGCAGTCTTTGTGTTTTACAGATATTTCTCCCAGTTTTGGAGTGAGACAGGGAAAATGCTGAAAGATGGGAGAGAACAAACAAtggcaggaagaagaagagatgggaaagaaaatggagacagaaaacaggtgaacagaaaaaaaaacacaaaaaaacaaataacccagcATTAAGTGAAAAATGATAGATCTTGGCCAAACAATATCGAGTGTCCAAGTTAGGGGTGCCAAGAGGGGAAAGAACATGCCCACCGCACCATTTCTACAGGACTGAGAGAACAGACTTCTGGGCCCAGATAACGCTAAGTGAGGCTCCTGTGTACTCCCCACACTCCCTCCTGTGCTCCCTTCTCCTCTGAATAACAAGCCAAGTGAGTGAACTCACATCTGACCCCGACACTGACCCCTGCCCTGCACGCGCAGCGCCGACTCCCCTCTGCTACCCCACTCTTCCGCCCTCAGGTCTGCATTCAGGAGTTCAGCTGGCAGCTGTCATaacagaaggaagtttctcaccTCACGGGGGCCAATGGATCTGGCGTGTTCTTCTCCAAGCATAGCTGCATAATAGGCCAAATTTTGGTTCATCACCTCGTCATTGGGGAAGAAGAGAAGATAGGTCTTGGCACATTCAACAGCCTGTGTATAATTCCCAACTGCAAAGTGGAAAGAAGAATGGCCGACAGGAAAGGGTCAAAAGGAAAGGATCAAATCCTGGCACCAGGGACCACTTAGTGCTCAGTCTCCGCAAAGCTTAGGCAATGGCAACATGACAAGGTGGTGCCTGCTACTTAACATGATGGCCTGATTTCAGGGGCAGAAGTTATGGAATACACATAGAATGTGTGATTAATTTTAAGGTGAGGTGGTCAGTGTCCTCAGGGCTGCctaacaatgaaacagaaaagaatcaGAATTCTCTGCATGCCCACATCTTTAAAGATTCACAAATAATTCAAATACTCCTTAATATTCTGCCTCAATACACTCAATCATTAGATCAATTTCCCTGTCTTCCTACCTTCGTTTTTCTATAGATTTTCAGAAGACAGGGAAGATTACAATAGCAGATTGTCTCTTTGGCAGAATAGTTCTTGTTGATATTTGTTAGTCACCTCAACTCAACTGTAAATATTGTATACTCATCAATATGTTTGTAATGCTTAGCACACAGTAGGAACTCTGCAAACAGTTGGTTTTCTGGGTATTAATTGGCAGCCCCACAAAAGCATCAGTGCTATATCAGGGAAAGGGCTGGCAAATGTCCTCTGAGCTAAACAGTGGCACACCCTTACTTTCGCTATTAACTTtaattcaaaagcaaaaatagattaCAAACTATAGAGGACACAAGAGATGAGGTCCTAAGTCTCCCTCCCCCAGCTTTTTGGGTTGCTGGTATTGGCTTCCTAGGCCAGTTGCTTATAATAAACTACCCAAGGATCACTTGGCATGGTGCCTCCCATAGCtactgaaagaagccaaacacctTGAGGAAGTAAGTGGCTGTGATCCCTGCCCACCTTGCCTTTAGCTTCTTAGTTAGccagcagagaaagaggaaggaaagtaaGCCTTACTGTTATAGTAGGCAAACTGCAGATAATTATAATGGGATGGGAGGAAGTCTTCAAAGGGCTTCTCTCGACTTGGGTGGGAAGCAAGCTCAGTGACGCAGTTCTGCTTACAGCTGAGGACCTGGATATAATGATCTGAAAGGAATCAAAGAGGGGGAATAACTATGAGGTCACTCTTTAGGACTCAAATTCTggttaaaatgaacaaattcaaaTGGAAGCAATTTTTCATCAGCTTCTCAGATTTAATAAATTGAGGGATGAGGGTGAAGATTCTCCATTTATATCATCAGATGGTGACCTTAGAGTCCCAGGAGGCCTGGCTGAAGGTCTGGTTCTGAACTGCACCCACCTGTGATGGCCTGGAAGAGGTCAGCATTGTACTCAAGGTAGTTGTAGCCATCGTAGTCATAGGGCCCTTCGCAGAGGGCATGGCACTCCTCATAGGCCACAAAGTACTCGTGCAGCGCCGCCTCTAGGTGGGGCACGGCTTCCTCTGGCTGTTCCTCTGAGTAGAGTCGCACTCCCAGTCGAAATTCTTGCTACTGGGAAGAAGGAGCACTCAAATGCAGGCCACAGAGGAGGAACCCACTCTCCTTGCCCTCAGCCACCTTCACAGGGGTCCTAATTTCCTGTTCCTCAGGTTACGAATGGAAAGGGGTGACCTGGGTGCCACTATATAATGAAGGCCTTTTGTAAATGGTCTTTACATGTTTCTCtggaaatttgaaaacatttagctctctttttctttttttgagacagagtctcactctgttgcccaggctggagtgcagtggcacaatctcagctcactgcaacctccacttcctgggttcaagtgattctcttgcctcagcctacctagtagctgggattacaggcacataccaccgtgcccagctaatttttgtattttagtaaagatggggtttcacca from Rhinopithecus roxellana isolate Shanxi Qingling chromosome 12, ASM756505v1, whole genome shotgun sequence encodes:
- the P3H1 gene encoding prolyl 3-hydroxylase 1; the protein is MAARALKLLTTLLTVVAAASQAEVESEAGWGVVTPDLLFAEGTAAYARGDWPGVVLSMERALRSRAALRALRLRCRTRCAADFPWELDPESLPSPAQASGAAALRDLSFFGGLLRRAACLRGCLGPPAAHSLSEEMELEFRKRSPYNYLQVAYFKINKLEKAVAAAHTFFVGNPEHMEMRQNLDYYQTMSGVKEADFKDLETQPHMQEFRLGVRLYSEEQPEEAVPHLEAALHEYFVAYEECHALCEGPYDYDGYNYLEYNADLFQAITDHYIQVLSCKQNCVTELASHPSREKPFEDFLPSHYNYLQFAYYNIGNYTQAVECAKTYLLFFPNDEVMNQNLAYYAAMLGEEHARSIGPRESAKEYRQRSLLEKELLFFAYDVFGIPFVDPDSWTPEEVIPKRLQEKQKSERETAVRISQEIGNLMKEIETLVEEKTKESLDVSRLTREGGPLLYEGISLTMNSRLLNGSQRVVMDGVISDHECQELQRLTNVAATSGDGYRGQTSPHTPNEKFYGVTVFKALKLGQEGKVPLQSAHLYYNVTEKVRRIMESYFRLDTPLYFSYSHLVCRTAIDEVQAERKDDSHPVHVDNCILNAETLVCVKEPPAYTFRDYSAILYLNGDFDGGNFYFTELDAKTVTAEVQPQCGRAVGFSSGTENPHGVKAVTRGQRCAIALWFTLDPRHSERDRVQADDLVKMLFSPEEMDLSQEQPLDAQQVPPEPAQESLSGSESKPKDEL